A region of Vigna radiata var. radiata cultivar VC1973A chromosome 6, Vradiata_ver6, whole genome shotgun sequence DNA encodes the following proteins:
- the LOC106765051 gene encoding nuclear transcription factor Y subunit A-1, with protein MQSKSETTNQPRSSPHSFTPNTVYSEPWWRGIHYNSAPKAMSGVNASNSSSLERPNADSESSEGQSLSNNGMNEEDDDATKESQPTAPNQSGNYGQDHQAMLHSSSSAPSRRDDCLPHAPQLELISHSFGYAPYIGMPHARMALPLEMAQEPVYVNAKQYQGILRRRQARAKAELEKKLIKVRKPYLHESRHQHAMRRARGNGGRFAKKTEVEASKHTNKEKDTGAAGPVSSPQSVSSSGLGPVPSEVHERLEKHNYANVLQSSSAFCLHSGERVEEGDCSGQQRGSISSEQSSQRRLAIQ; from the exons ATGCAATCAAAATCTGAAACTACTAATCAGCCAAGGTCTAGTCCACATTCCTTTACGCCTAACACTGTTTATTCTGAACCCTGGTGGCGAGGTATTCATTACAATTCTGCTCCGAAAGCAATGTCAGGGGTGAATGcatcaaattcatcatcacttGAACGCCCTAATGCCGATTCTGAATCCAGTGAAGGTCAATCTTTGTCCAACAATGGGATGaatgaggaagatgatgatgccACCAAAGAATCGCAACCCACTGCTCCTAATCAATCAG GAAATTATGGACAAGACCACCAAGCCATGCTGCATTCTTCATCATCTGCACCTTCTAGGCGTGATGACTGCCTTCCACATGCTCCACAACTGGAACTTATTAGCCATTCATTT GGATATGCTCCTTATATAGGAATGCCTCATGCCAGAATGGCTTTGCCTCTCGAGATGGCTCAAGAGCCTGTTTATGTGAATGCCAAACAGTACCAAGGAATTCTGAGACGAAGACAGGCTAGGGCTAAAGCAGAgcttgaaaagaaattaataaaagtcaGAAAG CCATATCTTCATGAATCTCGTCATCAGCATGCTATGAGAAGAGCAAGAGGTAACGGAGGGCGTTTTGCAAAGAAAACTGAGGTCGAAGCTTCAAAACACACGAACAAGGAAAAGGATACGGGTGCAGCTGGTCCAGTTTCGTCGCCACAGTCAGTTAGTTCATCTGGGTTGGGACCGGTACCCTCTGAAGTGCATGAGAGACTTGAAAAACACAACTATGCAAATGTTTTGCAGTCATCATCTGCGTTCTGTTTGCACTCCGGTGAGAGAGTAGAGGAAGGAGACTGTTCAGGTCAACAACGAGGAAGCATCTCCTCTGAGCAAAGCTCACAGAGGCGTCTTGCTATTCAGTAA
- the LOC106765050 gene encoding probable amino acid permease 7: MENEAYSMSSDIEIGVNEKMVEALESSDNIPLLLTNSSSLKRTGTVWTAVAHIVTGVIGSGVLSLPWSTAQLGWLAGPLSVILIASITLFSSLLLCNTYRHPHPEHGPNRSASYLDVVHLHLGISNGRLSGLLVNISLYGFAIAFVITTAISLRTIQHSFCYHNKGSEASCEFADAYYMLLFGVIQIILSQIPNFHNIKWLSVVAAIMSFTYSFIGMGLSIAQIIEKGHAEGSIGGISTSSGTEKLWLVSQALGDISFSFPFSTIIMEIQDTLKSPPPENQTMKKASVIAVTVTTFMYLSCGGAGYAAFGDNTPGNLLTGFESSYWLVSFANLCIVVHLVGSYQVYCQPLFATVESWFRFNFPDSEFINHTYILKLPLLPAFELNFLSLSFRTAYVASTVVIAMVFPYFNQILGVLGSMIFWPLTIYFPVEIYLNQSSTVAWTTKWVLLRTFSIFGFVFGLFTLTGCIKGIVAQKIG, from the exons ATGGAGAATGAGGCATATAGCATGTCATCTGATATAGAAATAGGTGTGAATGAGAAGATGGTTGAGGCACTTGAGTCAAGTGACAACATCCCACTGTTGCTCACCAATTCTAGCTCTCTCAAAAGGACag GGACGGTGTGGACAGCAGTGGCACACATAGTGACTGGGGTGATAGGATCGGGAGTGCTGTCTCTGCCGTGGAGCACTGCACAGCTTGGTTGGTTAGCAGGACCACTCTCAGTTATTCTCATAGCTTCCATCACTCtgttctcttctcttcttctatgCAACACTTATCGCCATCCCCATCCTGAACATGGTCCGAATAGGAGTGCCTCCTACCTTGATGTTGTCCATCTGCATTTAG GAATAAGTAATGGGCGGCTCAGTGGCCTTCTTGTGAATATAAGTTTGTATGGTTTTGCAATTGCCTTCGTCATTACAACAGCTATCAGCTTAAG AACAATCCAACATTCATTTTGTTACCACAACAAAGGGAGTGAAGCATCATGTGAATTTGCAGATGCATATTACATGCTGCTTTTTGGCGTTATCCAAATTATTCTCTCACAGATACCCAACTTCCATAACATCAAATGGTTGTCGGTTGTTGCTGCAATTATGTCCTTTACTTATTCTTTCATAGGAATGGGGCTTTCTATTGCACAAATCATAG AGAAAGGACATGCTGAGGGTAGCATTGGAGGAATCAGTACCTCCAGTGGAACTGAAAAGTTATGGCTGGTTTCTCAAGCACTTGGTGACATATCATTCTCATTTCCCTTCTCAACAATTATTATGGAAATACAG GATACTTTGAAATCACCTCCACCTGAAAACCAAACCATGAAGAAGGCCTCAGTAATTGCGGTCACTGTCACAACATTTATGTACCTCAGTTGTGGAGGTGCTGGATATGCTGCCTTTGGTGATAATACACCAGGAAACCTTTTAACAGGGTTTGAATCCTCTTACTGGCTTGTGAGCTTTGCTAACCTCTGTATAGTGGTTCACCTAGTTGGTTCATATCAG GTGTATTGCCAGCCACTTTTTGCCACTGTTGAGAGCTGGTTCCGTTTTAATTTCCCGGATAGTGAATTTATCAATCACACATATATCTTGAAACTCCCGTTGCTACCAGCCTTCGAACTAAATTTTCTCAGCCTGTCTTTCAGAACTGCTTATGTTGCATCAACAGTTGTGATTGCAATGGTCTTTCCCTACTTCAACCAGATTTTGGGGGTTCTGGGTAGCATGATTTTTTGGCCATTGACCATATATTTTCCTGTGGAAATATATTTGAATCAATCCTCTACCGTAGCATGGACGACTAAGTGGGTCCTGCTTCGAACTTTCAGCATTTTTGGCTTTGTTTTTGGATTGTTCACTCTCACTGGATGTATTAAAGGAATAGTAGCTCAAAAAATTGGCTGA